One segment of Nostoc flagelliforme CCNUN1 DNA contains the following:
- a CDS encoding helicase HerA domain-containing protein, whose protein sequence is MNSEQPLGSVIQGSLTEGLEVRLHPDISVEDMRVGKFLIVQGMRSRFFCMLTDVALGAANARIIANPPSWEDTFLRDVLAGSGTYGTINLAPMLMFTPETEESFSPTNGKSTNPFLPSVTGLASFVPQTSTTMELLPVKTIPSHFSQVYDASVDDFRRVFGWEDDPQRRNFSIGKPLDMDVPVCIDLNRFVERSNGVFGKSGTGKSFLTRLLLAGVIRKNAAVNLIFDMHSEYGWEAVAEGKNVNTVKGLKQLFPSKVEVYTLDPESTKRRGVRDAQELYLSYEQIEVEDIKLCSRDLGLSDAALDNANILYSEYRKSWIVQLLNMTNEEIEMFCEEKRGHKGSIMALQRKLMRMDNLKYMRAVCPQNYIDKIVQCLEAGKNVVIEFGSQSNMLSYMLVTNMITRRIHEHYVKKADRFLQSKNPCDRPTPLMITIEEAHRFLDPAIVQSTIFGTIARELRKYFVTLLVVDQRPSGIDNEVMSQIGTRITALLNDEKDIDAIFTGVSGGGGLRSVLAKLDSKQQALILGHAVPMPVVVRTRPYDATFYQEIGEPAWEEKPDAEVFAAAELAKADLGF, encoded by the coding sequence ATGAATTCAGAGCAGCCATTAGGTTCGGTTATTCAAGGTTCTCTAACTGAAGGTTTAGAAGTACGATTGCATCCTGACATTTCTGTGGAAGATATGCGGGTGGGTAAGTTTCTCATTGTGCAAGGGATGCGATCGCGCTTTTTCTGTATGCTGACAGATGTAGCATTGGGAGCTGCTAATGCCCGAATTATTGCAAATCCCCCTAGCTGGGAAGACACTTTTTTACGAGATGTTTTAGCCGGAAGTGGTACTTATGGTACTATCAACCTCGCGCCGATGTTGATGTTCACTCCCGAAACTGAAGAATCTTTTTCCCCAACAAACGGCAAATCGACAAATCCCTTCCTCCCATCGGTGACGGGTTTGGCTTCATTTGTGCCACAAACCAGTACTACAATGGAATTGTTGCCTGTTAAAACTATTCCTAGCCACTTTAGCCAAGTTTACGATGCAAGTGTTGACGATTTTCGCCGCGTATTTGGTTGGGAAGATGACCCCCAAAGGCGTAATTTTTCCATCGGTAAACCTTTGGATATGGATGTGCCCGTTTGCATCGATTTAAACCGCTTCGTGGAACGGAGTAACGGGGTTTTTGGGAAATCTGGTACTGGTAAATCCTTTCTAACAAGGTTACTTTTAGCTGGCGTTATCCGTAAAAATGCAGCAGTAAACTTGATTTTTGATATGCACTCTGAGTATGGCTGGGAAGCCGTTGCAGAAGGGAAGAACGTAAATACAGTTAAAGGTTTAAAGCAATTATTTCCCAGCAAAGTAGAAGTTTACACCCTCGACCCGGAATCGACAAAGCGCCGGGGTGTGCGTGATGCTCAAGAACTTTATTTGAGTTACGAGCAAATTGAAGTTGAAGATATTAAGTTATGTAGTCGAGATTTAGGACTCTCTGACGCAGCCCTGGATAACGCGAATATTCTATATAGCGAGTATCGCAAGTCTTGGATTGTCCAGTTGCTGAATATGACTAACGAAGAAATCGAGATGTTCTGCGAGGAGAAGCGGGGACACAAAGGCTCGATTATGGCGTTACAGCGCAAACTGATGCGTATGGATAATTTGAAGTATATGCGTGCGGTTTGTCCCCAGAATTACATTGATAAAATTGTCCAATGTCTGGAAGCTGGGAAGAATGTTGTGATAGAATTTGGTTCCCAGTCTAATATGCTCTCTTATATGTTGGTGACGAATATGATCACCCGACGTATTCACGAGCATTACGTCAAAAAAGCAGATAGATTCCTGCAAAGCAAAAATCCTTGCGATCGCCCGACGCCATTGATGATTACCATTGAAGAGGCGCACCGTTTCCTTGACCCGGCTATCGTACAAAGTACTATCTTTGGGACTATCGCCAGGGAACTGCGAAAGTATTTCGTCACACTTTTGGTAGTTGATCAACGTCCATCGGGTATTGATAATGAAGTCATGTCCCAGATTGGGACTCGGATTACCGCTTTGCTTAATGATGAAAAAGACATTGACGCAATTTTTACGGGTGTATCTGGTGGTGGTGGACTGCGATCGGTATTGGCAAAGTTAGACTCTAAGCAACAAGCTTTAATTTTGGGTCATGCTGTTCCTATGCCAGTAGTAGTACGTACCCGTCCTTACGACGCAACTTTTTACCAAGAAATTGGTGAACCAGCTTGGGAAGAAAAACCTGACGCAGAAGTATTCGCTGCTGCTGAACTAGCCAAAGCTGACTTGGGATTCTAG
- a CDS encoding RNA polymerase sigma factor, RpoD/SigA family has product MPTVNTQTENLNTKFTADMVRTYLREIGRVPLLTREQEIVYGKQVQQMMKFIDAKETLAKKLHREPNMSEWADHVQQSETEIQQTVAQGKRAKQKMIEANLRLVVAIAKKYQKRNMEFLDLIQEGTLGLERGVEKFDPMRGYKFSTYAYWWIRQAITRAIAQQGRTIRLPIHITEKLNKIKKVQRELAQTLGRSPTPAEIAKELEIEPAQIREYLNMARQPVSLDVKVGDNQDTELQEMLEDDGPSPEYYTNQEFLRQDLNNLLAELTPQQRQVLALRFGLEDGNEMSLAKVGERLNLSRERVRQLEHQALAHLRRRRANVKEYVAS; this is encoded by the coding sequence ATGCCTACTGTCAACACCCAAACGGAAAACCTCAATACCAAATTCACGGCTGATATGGTGCGAACCTATCTGCGAGAAATTGGTCGTGTACCACTGCTAACCCGTGAACAAGAGATTGTCTATGGAAAGCAGGTGCAACAAATGATGAAGTTCATCGACGCCAAAGAAACTTTGGCGAAGAAACTGCACCGCGAACCGAATATGTCAGAGTGGGCTGACCACGTTCAACAATCGGAAACCGAGATACAACAAACGGTGGCGCAAGGGAAGCGGGCAAAGCAAAAAATGATCGAAGCGAATTTGCGCTTGGTCGTTGCTATTGCCAAAAAGTACCAAAAGCGGAATATGGAGTTTCTGGATTTAATCCAGGAAGGAACACTAGGATTAGAGCGGGGTGTGGAGAAATTTGACCCAATGAGGGGTTATAAGTTCTCGACTTATGCTTACTGGTGGATTCGCCAAGCAATTACCCGTGCGATCGCTCAACAAGGCCGCACCATCCGGTTACCGATCCACATTACCGAAAAACTGAATAAAATCAAGAAAGTGCAGCGCGAATTGGCTCAAACCTTGGGGCGATCACCCACTCCAGCCGAAATTGCCAAAGAACTGGAAATAGAACCTGCTCAGATCCGCGAGTACCTGAACATGGCGCGTCAACCAGTATCTTTGGATGTTAAAGTTGGCGATAATCAAGATACTGAGTTGCAAGAAATGCTCGAAGATGATGGCCCATCACCAGAGTATTACACCAATCAGGAATTCTTACGCCAAGACTTGAACAACCTGCTAGCAGAACTAACGCCGCAACAGCGACAAGTTTTAGCTCTGCGCTTTGGTTTAGAAGATGGTAACGAAATGTCATTGGCGAAAGTGGGTGAGAGATTGAATCTCAGCCGTGAACGCGTCCGCCAGTTAGAGCATCAAGCTTTGGCTCATCTGCGTCGCCGTCGTGCCAATGTCAAAGAATACGTTGCTAGTTAA